AGTTTGATGAATCTAAATCGGTACTTGAAAATATCTTTCACCTCGAGCATCCTATTATTACTACCATTCGCGCTTACGAAGCGGCTGCTGAATCTGAAGATGGAAATATTATTGCAGAAGCCATCACAAAAATGGATGAATTAGGCGCATGGGATTTTGAAGCAAAAGTCAAGCAGATACTTGGGAAACTCAATATCCATCATTTGCAAAATCCGGTAAAGGATCTTAGTGGTGGTCAAAGAAAAAGAGTAGCATTGGCTAAAACCCTTATTGATATTGGTTTTGAGCATAAGCATACTTTATTGATGATGGATGAACCTACCAACCATCTTGATGTTGAAATGATCGAGTGGTTAGAGCATTATCTCAATGGTGAGAATATTACCTTATTACTAGTTACGCATGACCGTTATTTCTTAGATGCTGTTTGTGACGAAATATGGGAGCTTGAACGTGAGAACATGTATGTTTATAAAGGTGACTATGAAAACTACATGGAAAAAAAAGCGGCACGACTTGAAAGTGAACAGGCTAGTATTGATAAAGCACGTAACCAATATCGTAAAGAGCTTGAGTGGATGCGCAAACAACCCAAGGCTCGTACCACAAAAAGTAAAAGCCGTCAGGATAATTTTTATGAAGTAGAAGCAAGGGCCAAACAAAAGATAGAAGAGGCTAAGTTGCAGTTAGAAGTTAAGATGAGTCGCTTGGGAGGTAAAGTGGTGGAGATGAAAAAAGTGTACAAGTCATACGGGGATCTTCCCATTCTAAAAGGGTTTGATTACACATTTAGCAAAGGAGAGCGTATTGGTGTCATCGGAAAAAATGGAGTGGGTAAATCTACCTTCCTCAATATGCTTCAAATGCTTGAACCTGCTGATAGTGGGAAGATCAATATTGGAGAAACTGTGGTATTTGGTAATTTCTCGCAGCAAGGTCTTCAGATCAAGGATAACATGCGGGTGATTGAATATGTGAAGACATTTGCAGAAAGTTTTCCCTTGGCAAAAGGGGGAAGCTTGAGTGCCGCTCAGTTTTTGGAGTTGTTCCTGTTTCCGCCGGATAAACAATATACTTATCTGTCTTCCTTAAGTGGAGGCGAAAAAAAGCGATTACAATTACTGACCATCTTATTTCGCAACCCCAATTTTTTAATTCTGGATGAACCCACCAATGATCTGGATCTTCCAACCTTAGCAGTTCTTGAAAATTTTCTGAGTGAATATCAGGGTTGTGTATTGATCGTATCACATGATCGATACTTTATGGACAGATTGGTCGATCATTTGTTTGTGTTTGAAGGAAAAGGAGAAGTGCGTGATTTTCCGGGTAATTATACACAGTATAGATTATGGATGAAGGAACAAGAGGAGAGAGAGGGTTTGATAGTTGACAGTAAACAGTCAAAAAACGAAAAGCAAGAAAATACGGAAGTAAAATCTGAGACAGTTCCTGTAAAAAAGAAGATGAGTTTTAAAGAGAAGCGTGAGTTCGAATCATTAGAAAAAGAACTGCCTGCACTTGAGGCAGAAAAAATAAAGATCACTGAACAGATGAGTAAGGGTGATCTTCCTTTTGAAGAGATTTCAAAACTTAGCGAGCGAATGATCACTATTACGCAAGAGCTCGAAGAAAAAGAATTACGCTGGCTTGAATTGAGTGAGATGGTATGAGGATCGATATACAAATGATATGTATCGTTTATTGAGTATAATATTATTGTTCTCTCTTACTGTTCAGGCACAGGAGGATAGTGTAAAA
Above is a genomic segment from Sediminibacterium sp. KACHI17 containing:
- the abc-f gene encoding ribosomal protection-like ABC-F family protein codes for the protein MHYVSVEGLTKSYGINPLFNNISFHINEGDKIALIARNGVGKSTLLRILAGQETADEGKCWINKEVTVALFEQEPEFDESKSVLENIFHLEHPIITTIRAYEAAAESEDGNIIAEAITKMDELGAWDFEAKVKQILGKLNIHHLQNPVKDLSGGQRKRVALAKTLIDIGFEHKHTLLMMDEPTNHLDVEMIEWLEHYLNGENITLLLVTHDRYFLDAVCDEIWELERENMYVYKGDYENYMEKKAARLESEQASIDKARNQYRKELEWMRKQPKARTTKSKSRQDNFYEVEARAKQKIEEAKLQLEVKMSRLGGKVVEMKKVYKSYGDLPILKGFDYTFSKGERIGVIGKNGVGKSTFLNMLQMLEPADSGKINIGETVVFGNFSQQGLQIKDNMRVIEYVKTFAESFPLAKGGSLSAAQFLELFLFPPDKQYTYLSSLSGGEKKRLQLLTILFRNPNFLILDEPTNDLDLPTLAVLENFLSEYQGCVLIVSHDRYFMDRLVDHLFVFEGKGEVRDFPGNYTQYRLWMKEQEEREGLIVDSKQSKNEKQENTEVKSETVPVKKKMSFKEKREFESLEKELPALEAEKIKITEQMSKGDLPFEEISKLSERMITITQELEEKELRWLELSEMV